The following is a genomic window from Leptospira bouyouniensis.
AAAAGTTTGATGGTCATATAAAATTTTCAATTTCAAAAAACCTTTGAATTAATTAATTACTTTTAAATTTAAAATAAAAATTCTTCAACCGATTATGCCAATTCCAAAAAACAAAACATTCTAATTGAAAAAACAATAATTCATGAAGTTCTTTAAATAATAAAGGAATCAACATCGCAGAAACAATTTGGGAAACTAAAGTAGCTGCTGCTGCCCCTAAAATGCCATTGGAGGGAATCCAAATAAAATTAAGTATAATATTCATAAATAAACCAACAATACTCTTTAGCAAAACAAAACTTTGTTTGTTTTCAATAATATAGTAGTTTCCTCCAGCAACTCCCAAAAAAACAAATATAGCTGACCAAATATAAATTCGAAAAACATCACCTGCTAAAGAATAATCAACACCATATAAAAATTCAACAATCCAATTCCCAAAGATTTGAACTATAAATGCCATAAATATAGAAATCATAAACAAAACGATGTGAAGATTC
Proteins encoded in this region:
- a CDS encoding polysaccharide biosynthesis C-terminal domain-containing protein, with the protein product IISYLLIFIYYCNIKGFNILYFPKFTKWFVLLKESFPIFISGLSVILYMKIDQLMIGMLLGDSSVGFYSVAVKLSEFWYFLPLGISASFYPTLIELKKSSIAKYKETFQNLHIVLFMISIFMAFIVQIFGNWIVEFLYGVDYSLAGDVFRIYIWSAIFVFLGVAGGNYYIIENKQSFVLLKSIVGLFMNIILNFIWIPSNGILGAAAATLVSQIVSAMLIPLLFKELHELLFFQLECFVFWNWHNRLKNFYFKFKSN